The Bacillus carboniphilus genome contains a region encoding:
- a CDS encoding CD3324 family protein, protein MGYKNANQVLPEELITQLQEYIDGEYLYIPRKKGNERSWGEKSGTKEELLMRNKIIHQKYRTGTNKETLAEEYHLSIKSIERIIYQ, encoded by the coding sequence ATGGGGTATAAGAATGCGAATCAAGTATTACCTGAAGAACTAATTACACAACTTCAAGAATATATAGATGGAGAGTACTTATATATACCTAGAAAGAAAGGCAATGAACGTTCTTGGGGAGAGAAGAGCGGAACGAAAGAGGAGTTACTTATGCGCAATAAGATCATTCATCAAAAATACCGTACTGGAACAAACAAAGAAACGTTAGCAGAAGAATATCACCTTTCTATCAAAAGTATAGAAAGAATCATCTATCAATAA
- a CDS encoding HAD hydrolase-like protein translates to MELTIDEVKAMFGSSQTGIIRENLINKNIDQAIELYYEKYREKHQELVKDNNEITELLDTLKKDGYKLAIVTGKACRSLDISLEGLKMNHFFDVIVTGDDVELLKPYPEGINKVLTQLNI, encoded by the coding sequence GTGGAATTGACTATTGATGAAGTGAAAGCAATGTTTGGTTCTTCTCAAACAGGAATTATAAGAGAGAATCTAATCAATAAAAATATTGATCAGGCAATTGAGCTATATTATGAGAAATATAGAGAGAAGCATCAAGAACTGGTTAAGGATAATAATGAAATAACAGAGTTGCTTGATACGTTAAAAAAAGATGGATATAAATTAGCGATTGTAACAGGAAAAGCATGCAGAAGCCTAGATATATCATTAGAGGGCTTAAAAATGAATCATTTCTTTGATGTCATTGTGACTGGAGATGATGTAGAGTTACTGAAACCTTATCCGGAAGGGATTAATAAAGTATTAACACAGTTAAACATATAA
- a CDS encoding nucleotidyltransferase domain-containing protein has translation MNFKQVQVVNELMSRFDKPWCVAGGWAIDLFIGRETREHGDIEIVIFRKDQLELKIHLKGWCFQKVVEGELQPWGDEVLYLPIHEIHGVNTNGESLEVLLNETKGDEWRYRRNLNISYPLTSVIQFTKTGVPFLCPEVVLLYKMKNTRKKDHWDFMEVEEYLDDEKKSWLKQAIRSCDLDHKWLPLL, from the coding sequence ATGAATTTTAAACAAGTTCAAGTAGTCAATGAGTTGATGAGTAGATTTGATAAACCATGGTGTGTTGCAGGTGGTTGGGCAATTGATCTATTTATAGGAAGGGAAACGAGAGAACACGGGGATATTGAGATTGTCATTTTTCGAAAGGATCAGTTAGAGTTAAAGATCCATCTCAAAGGTTGGTGTTTTCAAAAAGTAGTAGAAGGGGAACTTCAGCCTTGGGGTGATGAGGTTTTATATTTACCTATTCACGAAATACATGGTGTGAATACGAATGGTGAGAGTTTGGAGGTACTTTTAAATGAAACGAAAGGTGATGAATGGAGATATAGAAGGAATTTGAACATTTCTTATCCTTTAACGTCTGTCATTCAGTTTACTAAAACGGGAGTGCCGTTCTTATGCCCTGAAGTTGTTCTTTTGTATAAGATGAAAAATACACGGAAAAAGGATCATTGGGACTTCATGGAAGTGGAAGAATACTTGGATGATGAAAAGAAAAGCTGGTTAAAACAAGCGATTAGATCATGTGATTTAGATCATAAATGGTTACCACTTTTATGA
- a CDS encoding GNAT family N-acetyltransferase: MDTHYIFKQITQEQAEHIAYQWHYDGIYSFYDMEADKEDLEEFLDSEMRGYFIFAVTKDNELVGFFSFYKDDPDAIDIGLGMRPDLTGSGWGYSFLTSGIKFAREKYQTSKITLSVATFNERAINVYRKFGFIEVERFMQDTNGSSYEFLKMVYHC; encoded by the coding sequence ATGGACACACATTACATATTTAAACAAATAACGCAGGAACAAGCCGAACATATTGCTTACCAATGGCATTATGATGGCATTTATTCTTTTTATGACATGGAAGCAGACAAAGAAGACTTAGAAGAATTTTTAGATTCTGAAATGAGAGGCTATTTTATTTTTGCTGTTACAAAAGATAATGAGTTAGTAGGGTTCTTTAGTTTTTATAAGGATGACCCCGATGCCATTGATATCGGTTTAGGGATGAGACCTGACCTTACAGGAAGTGGATGGGGGTATTCCTTTTTAACATCAGGCATCAAATTCGCTCGAGAAAAATACCAAACTAGTAAAATAACACTATCAGTCGCAACCTTTAATGAAAGAGCGATTAACGTATATAGAAAGTTCGGTTTTATAGAGGTTGAACGGTTTATGCAAGACACGAATGGAAGTAGCTATGAATTTTTAAAAATGGTTTATCATTGTTAA
- a CDS encoding DUF3953 domain-containing protein has protein sequence MEETCLLTFLRIVFSIIVVTLALSVRIINNSNLIPYILLSMAAMMFLAGISEQKEKRWGLAILSYCSSGFVLYVSVSLIV, from the coding sequence ATGGAGGAAACCTGTTTGTTAACTTTTTTAAGAATTGTGTTTTCTATTATTGTTGTAACTCTAGCCTTATCAGTTCGGATTATAAATAATTCCAATTTAATCCCATATATACTTCTATCAATGGCAGCTATGATGTTCTTAGCGGGTATATCAGAGCAAAAAGAAAAAAGGTGGGGACTAGCAATACTATCCTATTGTTCATCTGGTTTCGTACTTTATGTATCTGTATCGCTTATTGTTTAA
- the nadD gene encoding nicotinate (nicotinamide) nucleotide adenylyltransferase has protein sequence MAKIGIYGSSFDPITNVHLFTASTVASRCRLEKVIFLPCSSKRKDKKMNTDDEHRWNMLTMALEEEREREIVADSFEMEQDPWKITTYETMKHFKGQYPNDDVYFIMGADLLVDIGSGKWSNGEKLVEENKFIVMARDNIDMLRTISHSPILRNNDDGTTFHLIDKGLAMEISSSYIREEFSNGGEPKYLLPNSCYYYIKEHGLYED, from the coding sequence GTGGCGAAAATCGGTATATATGGTTCTTCATTTGATCCAATAACCAATGTTCATTTATTTACTGCATCCACTGTTGCGAGTAGGTGTAGATTAGAAAAAGTCATTTTTTTGCCTTGTTCGAGTAAAAGAAAAGACAAGAAGATGAATACGGATGATGAGCATCGATGGAATATGTTGACGATGGCATTAGAAGAGGAAAGAGAAAGGGAAATTGTTGCTGACAGTTTTGAAATGGAACAGGACCCTTGGAAAATTACAACTTATGAAACAATGAAACATTTTAAAGGTCAATATCCTAATGATGATGTTTATTTCATTATGGGGGCAGATTTATTAGTCGATATTGGAAGTGGAAAGTGGAGTAATGGAGAAAAGTTGGTGGAAGAAAATAAATTTATCGTGATGGCAAGAGACAATATCGATATGCTTAGAACGATTAGTCACTCACCTATTTTACGAAATAATGATGATGGTACGACATTTCACTTAATAGACAAAGGGTTGGCGATGGAAATTAGCTCGAGTTATATAAGAGAAGAATTTTCAAATGGTGGAGAGCCTAAATATTTACTTCCAAATAGTTGCTATTATTATATTAAGGAACATGGACTTTATGAAGACTGA
- a CDS encoding DUF1294 domain-containing protein, translating into MLLAIIIIINIIGFAFMGMDKSNARKGEWRIPEIRFFVLTLLGGGVGVYLGMKMFNHKTRKNLFRFGVPLITLLYICLLVLYFYIFNGL; encoded by the coding sequence ATGTTATTAGCCATTATTATTATAATTAACATAATTGGGTTTGCTTTTATGGGAATGGATAAATCGAATGCTCGCAAAGGTGAGTGGAGAATACCTGAGATAAGATTTTTCGTTTTGACCCTTTTAGGTGGAGGGGTCGGAGTATACTTAGGAATGAAAATGTTTAATCATAAGACGAGGAAAAATCTGTTTCGCTTTGGTGTACCTTTAATTACATTGTTATATATATGTTTGTTAGTCTTGTATTTTTATATTTTTAATGGATTATAA
- a CDS encoding DUF5684 domain-containing protein: protein MEEMLVALLLFLITFLFYFAGSYPFFLLFKKADYENAWFAFIPILNIIALLHVIEKSGWNTLWYFVPVVGLVFTIIWFVYFLRAYNQNPWFVLLWLFTGPFAYIHIFYMAISENVQYVGVD, encoded by the coding sequence ATGGAAGAAATGCTTGTTGCACTCTTATTATTTTTAATCACATTTCTTTTTTATTTTGCAGGGTCTTATCCATTTTTCCTATTGTTTAAAAAAGCTGATTACGAGAATGCTTGGTTTGCCTTTATTCCCATTCTCAATATAATTGCACTCTTGCATGTCATTGAAAAGAGTGGTTGGAATACTTTGTGGTATTTCGTTCCTGTTGTAGGGCTCGTTTTTACCATTATTTGGTTTGTGTATTTCCTTAGGGCTTATAATCAAAACCCTTGGTTTGTATTACTTTGGTTATTTACAGGACCGTTTGCCTATATACATATTTTTTATATGGCAATTTCCGAAAACGTTCAATATGTAGGAGTAGATTAG
- a CDS encoding DUF2089 domain-containing protein, with the protein MSVPVITTCPVCEEKLKVSKLTCGSCNTTIENSFDLPAILSLKKEQLKFIETFILCRGSIKEVEKALGISYPTVRNKLEEVIGELREEEVDPEVVSKVKNVQNNEEKRSVIEQLSSGEISPEEAIKLLKKK; encoded by the coding sequence GTGAGTGTACCGGTAATAACTACATGTCCGGTATGTGAGGAGAAATTAAAAGTCTCTAAGCTAACATGTGGAAGCTGTAATACAACAATTGAAAATTCTTTTGATTTACCTGCTATTCTTTCATTAAAAAAAGAGCAACTAAAATTTATTGAGACGTTCATTTTATGTAGAGGGAGTATAAAAGAGGTTGAAAAAGCTCTTGGGATCTCCTATCCGACTGTTCGGAATAAGTTGGAGGAAGTTATAGGTGAGTTAAGGGAAGAAGAGGTAGACCCTGAAGTAGTTAGTAAAGTGAAAAATGTTCAAAACAATGAAGAAAAAAGAAGTGTGATTGAGCAACTAAGCTCAGGAGAGATTAGTCCAGAAGAAGCCATTAAGCTTTTAAAAAAGAAATAA
- a CDS encoding SHOCT-like domain-containing protein, which translates to MKEEISKVLEMVKEGKVTSEEATEIIAALKGEREDPLTEKSSYLEKRLKVIVDSKDGDKVNVNLPLKLVKSVHGAVENLPIVQEHLKGADINLILEAIANNVEGPIVDIKGADGETVLVVIQ; encoded by the coding sequence TTGAAAGAAGAAATTTCAAAAGTGTTGGAGATGGTAAAAGAGGGAAAGGTTACTAGCGAAGAAGCAACGGAGATTATAGCCGCCTTAAAAGGTGAAAGAGAAGATCCACTAACAGAAAAAAGTTCGTATTTAGAAAAAAGATTAAAGGTGATTGTTGATTCGAAAGATGGGGATAAAGTAAATGTCAACTTACCTTTAAAACTTGTGAAATCTGTTCATGGAGCTGTGGAAAATCTCCCTATTGTTCAAGAACATTTAAAAGGAGCCGACATTAATTTAATACTTGAGGCAATCGCAAATAATGTCGAAGGGCCTATCGTAGATATAAAAGGAGCAGATGGCGAAACCGTTCTAGTCGTCATCCAGTAA
- a CDS encoding MFS transporter — protein sequence MREIFQNKTFVKLFFAMVTSQMGTIVGNMAFAFYLLDRFSGQPYLATLAELMYSLPTLVVFLFVGVLADRLDRQKIAEYSDWIRAILTLFLIFSFITSIVPLMFAILFLRSAVSKFFFPAEAGLIQGILSKEQYQTAAGLNMMVHSIFMLFGVGMGAITYKLLGIYWAFIIDGLSFVVSAMLIKSCQIHEEARLPNGHFKIKELNIKQTIHDFKEGGGYILNKKLLLTLIMGFFLFGFINGGFAILPLFTMKYKLSPENYEWYASLFGIVFGSGVFAGSALASVIGKKFKPYMIIIIGIILMSLTTVSMGLSTSIPLFFVFVGLTGIIIGPLNVALSGWLPSIVDPTFMGRVNGWIDPIMMLAQSVSLGLIALLFPKIIVTVDWIYYGIALLMLVIGIFYALTLPKLNEQEEKMTVEKSMPEVQV from the coding sequence ATGAGGGAGATCTTTCAAAATAAAACGTTTGTTAAACTATTCTTTGCAATGGTTACTTCTCAGATGGGAACGATAGTCGGAAACATGGCGTTTGCCTTTTATTTACTGGATCGCTTCAGTGGCCAACCCTATTTGGCAACTTTAGCTGAACTGATGTATTCGCTACCTACCCTTGTTGTCTTTCTTTTTGTAGGTGTGTTGGCGGATAGGTTAGATCGACAAAAAATAGCAGAATATTCTGACTGGATTAGAGCAATCCTAACCCTATTTTTAATTTTCTCTTTTATAACATCGATTGTTCCGTTAATGTTTGCCATTTTATTTCTAAGAAGTGCAGTATCTAAATTTTTCTTTCCAGCAGAAGCTGGTTTAATTCAAGGGATTTTATCGAAAGAGCAGTATCAAACGGCAGCTGGATTAAATATGATGGTCCACAGTATTTTCATGCTGTTTGGAGTAGGAATGGGCGCGATAACGTATAAATTATTAGGAATTTATTGGGCATTTATCATTGATGGCTTGAGTTTTGTCGTATCAGCAATGTTGATCAAGTCATGTCAAATACATGAAGAAGCAAGGCTTCCAAACGGACATTTTAAGATAAAAGAGCTGAATATTAAACAAACGATTCACGACTTTAAAGAGGGCGGAGGCTATATTTTAAATAAGAAGCTTTTGTTGACACTAATTATGGGTTTTTTCTTATTTGGTTTCATTAATGGCGGATTTGCCATCTTGCCACTGTTTACGATGAAATATAAATTATCTCCAGAAAACTATGAGTGGTATGCATCCTTATTTGGAATCGTATTTGGTAGCGGTGTGTTTGCAGGTAGTGCACTAGCCTCTGTAATAGGTAAGAAATTTAAGCCATACATGATTATTATAATAGGCATCATCTTAATGAGTTTAACAACGGTTTCAATGGGTCTATCTACTTCTATTCCACTGTTTTTCGTATTTGTTGGTTTAACAGGTATAATTATAGGTCCTTTAAACGTTGCCCTTTCTGGGTGGCTTCCTTCGATTGTCGATCCTACCTTCATGGGAAGAGTGAACGGATGGATTGATCCGATCATGATGTTAGCTCAATCGGTATCTCTTGGCTTAATTGCTTTATTATTCCCAAAAATAATTGTAACCGTTGATTGGATATACTATGGAATCGCGTTATTAATGCTTGTTATTGGCATATTTTACGCTTTAACGTTACCGAAATTAAATGAACAAGAAGAAAAGATGACGGTAGAGAAATCCATGCCTGAGGTGCAGGTGTGA
- a CDS encoding RNA-guided endonuclease TnpB family protein: protein MTKLNKAYKFRIYPTREQASLIRRTFGCVRFVYNKMLDDRKKTYEKYKDDKETLKMQKFPTPAQYKKEFEWLKEVDSLALANAQINLQKAYQNFFAKKADFPTFKSRKSRQSYSTNVVNGNIELIDGLIKLPKLKWIKIKQHRPIPDGHKIKACTISMTKTGKFFVSILTEYEKKIVEQPAHLLIGLDFVMNGLFVDSETGKKANYPRFYRQMVEKLAKESRILARRTKGSSRWHQQRLKVAKIHEKIANQRKDFLHKQSYRLANQYDCVIIEDLNMKGMSQALKFGKSVADNAWGRFTSYLEYKLKEQGKKLIKIDKWFPSSKTCSNCGQIKEELTLSDRVFDCHCGFSSDRDWNASINIKNEGIRKLT from the coding sequence GTGACAAAGCTAAACAAGGCGTATAAATTCCGTATCTATCCTACACGTGAACAAGCTTCTCTTATTCGCAGAACCTTTGGTTGTGTGCGTTTTGTGTACAACAAAATGTTAGATGACCGTAAGAAAACCTATGAGAAATATAAGGATGATAAGGAAACCTTGAAAATGCAAAAGTTCCCGACACCTGCCCAGTACAAAAAAGAATTCGAATGGTTGAAGGAAGTTGATTCACTCGCTTTAGCGAATGCACAAATCAATCTTCAAAAAGCGTATCAAAACTTCTTTGCTAAAAAGGCTGACTTTCCTACCTTCAAAAGTCGTAAATCGAGACAATCCTATTCAACAAACGTTGTAAATGGAAATATTGAACTTATAGATGGATTGATCAAACTACCAAAACTGAAATGGATAAAAATCAAACAGCATCGCCCAATACCTGATGGACATAAGATAAAAGCGTGTACGATCTCCATGACTAAAACAGGGAAGTTTTTTGTGTCCATCTTGACTGAATATGAAAAGAAAATTGTAGAACAACCAGCTCATTTATTGATTGGTCTAGACTTTGTGATGAATGGCTTATTTGTCGATAGTGAAACAGGTAAGAAAGCCAATTACCCTCGTTTTTATCGTCAAATGGTAGAGAAGCTAGCCAAAGAAAGCCGCATATTAGCTAGACGAACAAAAGGCTCTTCTCGTTGGCATCAACAGCGCTTAAAAGTAGCGAAAATTCATGAGAAAATCGCCAACCAAAGAAAAGACTTTCTTCATAAACAGTCTTATAGACTCGCAAACCAATACGATTGCGTCATTATTGAAGACCTCAATATGAAAGGGATGTCTCAAGCATTGAAGTTTGGTAAAAGTGTAGCTGATAATGCCTGGGGGAGGTTCACATCCTATTTAGAGTACAAGTTAAAAGAACAAGGAAAGAAACTAATCAAGATTGATAAATGGTTTCCTTCTTCAAAAACGTGCTCAAATTGCGGTCAAATCAAAGAAGAATTGACGCTTTCTGACCGAGTTTTCGATTGTCATTGTGGATTCTCATCCGATCGAGATTGGAATGCCTCTATCAATATCAAAAACGAGGGTATTCGAAAGCTTACATAA
- a CDS encoding FbpB family small basic protein translates to MRKVKVSLEELMKQNKEELLQDKEKLEKIEQRIDEKYVETGTNG, encoded by the coding sequence ATGAGAAAAGTAAAAGTATCGTTAGAAGAACTAATGAAGCAAAACAAAGAAGAATTATTACAAGATAAGGAGAAGCTAGAGAAAATTGAACAACGTATAGACGAAAAGTATGTGGAAACCGGAACTAATGGGTGA
- the ric gene encoding iron-sulfur cluster repair di-iron protein — translation MSQTFSESTIVADIVKTFPKASDLLKSYRIDFCCGGNRPIIEAIQERGLDKNEVLEKLNASYENHLKQDDQSFDWNSAPSSEIIDLIIQKHHEYLREELPQLSPYITKVNRVHGPQQPHLTAMHDLFFELKAELLDHIVKEEKTDFPLLLQYEENPSDENRAKLMEVLDKLEEEHEHAGSILKQLREVTSDYTPPEGACGTYRLVYRRLEALEDDLFQHIHRENNILFNRVQKAINS, via the coding sequence ATGAGCCAAACTTTTTCCGAATCTACCATAGTTGCCGATATAGTCAAAACATTCCCTAAAGCAAGTGATTTATTGAAATCCTATAGAATAGATTTTTGTTGCGGTGGTAACCGCCCTATTATTGAAGCCATCCAAGAAAGAGGATTAGATAAAAACGAAGTTCTTGAAAAATTGAACGCTAGCTATGAGAATCATTTAAAACAAGATGATCAATCATTCGATTGGAACAGTGCCCCTTCTTCTGAAATAATAGATTTAATTATTCAGAAGCATCATGAATACTTAAGGGAAGAGCTTCCACAACTAAGTCCATATATCACAAAAGTCAATCGCGTCCATGGACCACAGCAACCTCACCTTACAGCTATGCATGACTTATTTTTTGAGTTAAAAGCAGAATTACTAGATCATATCGTAAAAGAAGAAAAGACAGATTTTCCTCTTCTCCTTCAATATGAAGAAAATCCTTCAGATGAAAATAGAGCAAAACTTATGGAGGTACTTGATAAATTAGAAGAAGAACATGAACATGCAGGTTCAATCCTTAAACAATTAAGAGAAGTAACTTCTGACTACACACCACCAGAAGGAGCATGCGGAACTTATCGATTGGTATATCGAAGATTAGAAGCACTAGAAGATGATCTTTTTCAACATATTCATAGAGAAAACAATATTCTATTTAATAGAGTGCAAAAAGCGATTAACTCTTAA
- a CDS encoding TIGR04053 family radical SAM/SPASM domain-containing protein — MFNRDYNKNPFIVIWELTRACELHCLHCRAEAQYHRHPLELTFEEGKKLIDSIYEMDNPLLVFTGGDPLMRPDVFEIASYAIKKGIRVSMTPSATPNVTKEAIEKAKKIGLSRWAFSLDGPTASIHDHFRGTSGSFDLTMQSIQHIHDLELPLQINTVVSRYNLDQLEEMVKLVEKLNCVLWSVFFLVPTGRGKESDMISAVEHEKVFRWLYEVSKRVPFDIKTTAAQHYRRVVISEKLKEKQQNQTIRYLDALKEGATGSIDGLGRAPKGVNDGNGFVFISHIGDVYPSGLLPIKTGNIRKTPLHTIYRESPIFKQLRDPNLLKGKCGECEFRFVCGGSRSRAYALTGDYLESEPACVYIPKSLRNKENKTN, encoded by the coding sequence ATGTTCAATCGAGACTACAATAAAAACCCTTTCATCGTGATTTGGGAGCTCACGCGTGCTTGTGAGTTACATTGCCTTCATTGCCGAGCAGAAGCACAATATCATAGACATCCTTTAGAACTAACCTTTGAGGAAGGTAAGAAATTAATTGATTCTATCTATGAAATGGACAATCCTCTTCTTGTTTTTACTGGTGGTGATCCATTAATGCGCCCAGATGTTTTTGAAATCGCATCTTATGCCATTAAAAAGGGGATACGTGTTTCTATGACGCCTAGTGCTACTCCCAATGTCACAAAGGAAGCCATTGAAAAAGCAAAAAAAATTGGATTATCCCGTTGGGCATTTAGCCTTGACGGACCAACCGCCTCCATCCATGACCATTTTCGTGGAACTTCAGGCTCATTTGATTTAACGATGCAAAGCATTCAGCATATTCATGACCTTGAGTTACCACTACAAATTAATACTGTTGTCTCACGCTACAATTTGGATCAACTCGAGGAAATGGTTAAACTAGTCGAAAAGTTAAACTGTGTGTTGTGGAGTGTATTTTTCCTTGTTCCTACTGGAAGAGGAAAAGAGTCAGATATGATTTCCGCTGTAGAGCATGAAAAAGTATTCAGATGGCTATATGAAGTCAGTAAGAGGGTTCCTTTTGATATTAAAACAACAGCCGCTCAACATTATAGAAGAGTCGTTATTTCTGAAAAATTAAAAGAAAAACAGCAAAATCAAACCATTCGCTATTTAGATGCTTTAAAAGAAGGAGCAACAGGTAGTATTGATGGACTTGGGCGTGCTCCAAAAGGCGTTAATGATGGAAATGGATTTGTTTTTATTTCTCATATAGGTGATGTATATCCAAGTGGCCTTCTACCTATAAAAACAGGGAATATAAGAAAAACTCCGCTACATACTATCTATCGAGAATCTCCTATTTTCAAACAATTAAGAGACCCTAATTTACTTAAAGGCAAGTGTGGAGAGTGTGAGTTTAGATTTGTTTGTGGTGGTTCACGCTCACGTGCCTATGCTCTTACAGGCGATTACCTTGAAAGCGAACCTGCATGTGTTTATATACCAAAAAGCTTAAGGAATAAAGAAAACAAAACCAATTGA
- a CDS encoding YwiC-like family protein, translated as MKPFIPKQHGAWAMLIVPFVLGMALSSFTWVHVPLFLGWLFLYLASYPLLMLTKGKKKEFYRKWAITYGALALLFLIIVVIFNWKMIFFWFCYDSFLPY; from the coding sequence ATGAAACCTTTTATTCCTAAACAGCACGGTGCATGGGCAATGTTAATTGTTCCGTTTGTACTAGGAATGGCATTGAGCTCTTTTACATGGGTACATGTTCCACTTTTTTTAGGTTGGCTTTTCTTGTATTTGGCTAGCTATCCTTTGCTCATGTTGACAAAGGGAAAGAAAAAAGAGTTTTATAGGAAATGGGCGATCACTTATGGAGCACTCGCTCTTCTTTTTCTAATTATAGTTGTCATTTTTAATTGGAAAATGATTTTTTTTTGGTTTTGCTATGATTCCTTTCTTCCTTATTAA
- a CDS encoding Mrp/NBP35 family ATP-binding protein, which translates to MLTGTIIAVTSGKGGVGKSTVAANLAIALARQGKQVALIDLDIYGFSIPKILDIENRLKTINGKIIPIESHGVKVISMGFLIKNNEPVVWRGPMLGKMVEHFSKDVMWGELDYCILDMPPGTGDVALDLHHYIPESKELIVTTPHQTASFVAERAGVMAIKSKHEIVGVIENMSYFQPKDSDQKYYLFGEGGSEEVAKSLQSVVIAKLPIEEASNNRATTAIYQEGSILFDHYNQLAQVINERVHSQKG; encoded by the coding sequence ATGCTTACAGGAACAATCATTGCGGTTACAAGTGGAAAAGGTGGAGTCGGAAAGTCAACAGTTGCCGCTAACCTAGCGATCGCTCTTGCTAGACAAGGTAAACAAGTTGCTTTAATCGACTTAGATATATATGGATTTAGCATCCCTAAAATATTAGATATCGAGAATCGTTTAAAAACGATTAATGGAAAAATCATTCCCATTGAATCTCATGGGGTAAAAGTGATAAGCATGGGGTTTCTTATCAAAAATAATGAACCTGTTGTCTGGAGAGGACCGATGCTTGGAAAAATGGTCGAGCATTTTTCCAAAGATGTCATGTGGGGAGAATTAGATTACTGTATCCTTGATATGCCGCCTGGAACAGGAGATGTGGCACTTGATCTGCACCATTATATTCCTGAAAGTAAGGAACTAATTGTCACTACCCCTCATCAAACCGCCTCGTTTGTTGCAGAAAGGGCCGGCGTTATGGCGATTAAATCTAAACATGAAATAGTTGGTGTTATTGAAAATATGTCCTATTTTCAACCAAAAGACAGTGATCAAAAATATTACTTGTTTGGTGAAGGTGGAAGCGAGGAAGTCGCAAAATCCTTACAATCTGTTGTAATTGCGAAGTTACCTATTGAGGAAGCTTCTAATAATCGTGCAACAACGGCAATCTATCAGGAAGGATCAATATTGTTTGATCATTATAATCAATTAGCACAGGTGATCAATGAGCGGGTTCACTCACAGAAAGGGTAA